In Phycisphaerae bacterium, the following proteins share a genomic window:
- a CDS encoding CCA tRNA nucleotidyltransferase, whose amino-acid sequence MTAPHQPERDRGQSPGDPKVAADRVVRLLQAAGHTTYFAGGCVRDLVMGLVPKDYDVATSATPDQVCALFHRTQRVGAQFGVVLVRMKGWSIEVATFRTDLDYADGRHPVAVAFSTPEQDAQRRDFTINGMFHDPIGGQFIDYVGGRSDIAARLIRAIGEPDRRFSEDHLRLLRAIRFASRLRFEIEPETWDAIGRHAGEIRRISPERIRMELDTILTNEHRADAAGLINRSGLLGHLWAGAESLSPTFDSAIRRLAALPSTSGFELSMAALLGDMSTDAAVEALEALRCSNHTIATVRWLHAHQHDADDPTRLTLADIKRLRAHAMFPALIDLWTARQSLTDFPTSGVLDVQQRAAAIQADAVAPPALVTGDDLKDMGLTPGPAFKRILDALYELQLNEQIVARDVALAEARRLMEAMR is encoded by the coding sequence ATGACCGCGCCACACCAGCCAGAGCGGGATCGCGGTCAGTCGCCGGGCGATCCGAAGGTCGCGGCCGATCGCGTCGTCCGATTGCTGCAGGCAGCGGGGCATACCACATACTTTGCGGGCGGGTGCGTGCGCGATCTGGTCATGGGGCTGGTTCCGAAAGACTACGATGTGGCCACATCCGCGACACCCGACCAGGTGTGCGCCCTGTTCCATCGAACGCAGCGCGTCGGCGCACAATTCGGCGTCGTGCTCGTGCGAATGAAAGGCTGGTCGATCGAAGTCGCGACCTTCCGGACCGATCTGGATTATGCTGACGGGCGACATCCCGTCGCGGTTGCATTCAGCACCCCGGAGCAGGACGCCCAGAGACGGGACTTCACGATCAACGGCATGTTTCATGACCCGATCGGCGGCCAGTTCATCGATTATGTCGGTGGACGATCGGACATCGCAGCGCGATTGATTCGCGCGATCGGAGAGCCGGATCGGCGGTTTTCCGAGGATCACCTGCGGCTGCTTCGAGCAATCCGGTTCGCATCGCGACTGCGGTTTGAGATCGAACCGGAAACCTGGGACGCTATCGGCCGGCACGCGGGAGAGATCCGGCGAATCAGCCCTGAACGAATTCGAATGGAACTCGATACAATCCTCACCAACGAACATCGCGCCGATGCGGCCGGCCTGATTAACCGATCCGGCCTGCTCGGTCATCTCTGGGCAGGAGCCGAATCGCTCTCTCCGACGTTCGATTCCGCCATTCGCCGATTGGCCGCATTGCCTTCGACGTCGGGATTCGAGCTTTCGATGGCGGCCCTGCTCGGCGATATGTCAACCGACGCAGCCGTCGAGGCGTTGGAGGCGCTTCGATGCAGCAATCACACGATCGCGACCGTCCGCTGGCTACACGCCCACCAGCACGATGCCGACGATCCGACTCGGCTCACGTTGGCCGACATTAAGCGGCTGCGTGCCCACGCGATGTTTCCTGCGTTGATCGACCTCTGGACGGCACGACAAAGCCTGACAGATTTTCCGACGTCCGGCGTCCTCGATGTTCAGCAACGTGCGGCAGCAATCCAAGCGGACGCAGTTGCCCCGCCTGCGCTCGTGACCGGCGACGATCTTAAGGACATGGGATTGACACCCGGCCCGGCATTCAAGCGCATTCTGGACGCTCTCTATGAGCTCCAGCTCAATGAGCAGATTGTCGCGCGCGACGTCGCACTCGCCGAAGCCCGCCGCCTCATGGAAGCGATGAGATGA